The Kryptolebias marmoratus isolate JLee-2015 linkage group LG9, ASM164957v2, whole genome shotgun sequence nucleotide sequence GAGCTGTGAGCTCACCTCCTCGTCCCCCATTAAAAattgttgaaataaataaattgaagttAATTTATCCATGTAGCAACAATTCAAACCAAAAGTCATCCAACAGTGCtgtacaaaatgtaaacagCTTAGTTAACTGCTCCTCAGATCAATCTCACTCTTTCTCGATAAGAATATACAACTTGATTAattcaaatgtttaattaaaaagagtTGGTATGGGATGGATACCTTGTAAAGTGCTGACAAGaccacaaataataaacaagtcCAACTTTTGAAAAAGTCTACATTTTTGGAAAGgcttctttttgattttatttcccttttttatttcattggtatgaagaagaataaaaaagcagaatgttaGCGTGCTACAAATATCAAGCAGCACGTTTTTCAGAAAAGCTTCAAGTTCCGAGATTATTTTTGTATACTCAGACTGCTTTGAAAGAAACAACTTCACCCTTTAGGGAGAATCAACAAAGTACTTAGGCAAATaccattttgttcatttttcaaacAGTACATACTGTAGTTCTTATTCCCAGCACTGTTGCTATCACACAAGTTATAAATTCtgtcttcagttcagtttatttacataatGTCAGTTCATAGCAAACGTTATCTCAGAGCATTATAAAAAGACAGGAAGTCCGGGTTATATCACAGAGACTACCACGAGTTCTGTCTAAACTTTCTCCAAATGTGTCATTGGGAAAAAATTTCATTTGCTGTCATTGTGCTATTTGAAATTATACAGTATTCGggctttaaataatttgaacatGACCGAGTTCTAGTTTATCGTACATTTACACAGGTCTCCAAACCTTTAGGTAGGAATAAACCAGGAGTACAATCTGTACTGAGAGTTTCCAGAGTATTAGTACTCTCTATTTTTAGCTCAAGAGTCGGTGGTTAAACCTGACAGTGGGATATCTTTCCTGTTACCatgctgtaaaataaagttgCTGAGGTGATCTGACAGGCATGCAAAGAGGCCTTTCAGCCTCCCACAAGGGCATGTGATCAAGCAGCaggtcaccatggcaacggcAGAGCCCCGAGAGGAGAAATGAgccatgatttttttaaaggaaaaggaaaaggcagCCTGTCATCGTAAACTGGGCTGAGCTCTGTTCCCCGCTGAATGATCGGAAggttaaaatcagtttatgcTTTCAATATGTCTGAAAGTGAGACCTCAGATCATTATGAACAGAGTTATataaggttatgaacagttaatatcttacctgttgtagatagcgcttcgaacgacctcagtttgggaaCCAAACCGACTTTCGGACTGGAATGACGAGCAAACCGTTACAGCATGGGCTGATCTTTGACCAGATCACTACCAAACTTTAATCACTTCTTCCTTCTACCATCTTTGACGTTTCCTggaaatttcatgaaaatccattaaTAATTTCTTGAGTAATcctgcacacagacagacagacagatgctactgaaaacatgacctccttgtTGGAGGTCATGGAAATTCCCAGAGAACCTCTGCTGCCTCCATGCAGCTCCAGTGACGTTTCATCTGGAGGCCCAAACATCCAGAGTTGATGTTGAAAGACAGCTCGACGCCGAGGCCTGTCAGGAAGCCGTCTAAAATCTAAATCTGAAAGAGTCCGACTTTAAATTTAATAAGCTGTTTGACATTGAGACCGCAAACAGTTCTGCTGATCAGTGCTCgaactgcagctgtaaaaaataaacattgtttggAAAATTAATTTGCATATCGTAATAAAAGATCAGAattcatttttagacatttgaCACTTCAGGGAGTTAAACTAGAGCCGTCACCTCACAGTGAGTAGGCTGCAGGTCCTTCTGTGTTCGTTTAAATGGTGAATCGCCCCGAgatgtcttgtttgtctctttgtcacTGTGATGGACTTCTGACCTGTAcagggtgtcccctgtctcgagtacagtgactgctggagaaaggcaccagctcctgTGACCCTACACAGAAAGGATGGGAgttaaaccaacacaaacaacggatttttgttatttttttccccaaagtaACTCGGAGCAGCGTTCCCTTCCTAAACCCTCGgtgttgttttaactttgaagAGTTAAAGAAGGCTCGGTGTTACACATTAACTAgtttcaaagtgtttgtttcctctgaaGAGTGTGGAGCCGCAGCTGAAAGTGTTAAAGTCACctcctgtgggaggaaatcagcCTTCCACGTTCTGCTGTTTCCACAAAccttctgctgttttaactgttcaaacatcaaaatgtgaAGCTGAGGATTTTAGCATCTGTAACtgaattatttcactttatttacaaaactgcTCTCCATAGAAACACATGGAGATGAAAAACTGTTCTCTGAAATTTACTTCAGCTTACTTGCTCTGTTTTCGCCTtcttctgccacttttagctactttctggctaattttggcttttcaCTCCTGTTTTGAGACTTaatgcttttagctactgttttgctaatttgaacTTCAGTCGTGCTAATTTCATCTTTAGGGAttgttttgatagttttagattttagccaCATTGTTCCTATTTGtagcctttagctacagttgtgctaattttagcttctagctagtcttttgctaatTGGAGCATTTAGCTAAAGTTGTTCTAATTTTATCCTATAGGttatttttgataattttagatgtttcctatctgtagctttcagctacagtttagcttttagctgatgttctgctggttcaggttctgttctgctcatttaaTGAACTGAACTGTATGTTTAGCTGCTCAGTCATCTCTGTAGTCACTGAGGGGACCTTTGAATAGAGATCAACTGATGaggtctttgttttctctctttccacCATGTTAACCCTCTAAcccaaacttttcagttttcaacTCATACattaacagtgacaaaggtgtgtgagcccatctgttggctgtttaaatatccaaaaatggtAATGACCCTATTTaataagagcataatgacaacacaaacagtcctaaaATCCAttatgcttctttttaaaatcaatttatgatttgaatttcaattctctgtcccaattatggtgcaaacatatcataaaaactaggttttaaattgtaggttgatatctggagattatctaaggacccttatttggtgttgggtgacccacattggggtcccgaccccaactttgggaatcattgctctAACCTGTCTAGGTGtactgttcattcattcattcattcattcattcattcattcatgtccACGTCAGCAGACAgctccttcctccctcctcctcctcctcctcctcctccatcagagcCGCCGCTCCCTCTGCAGGGACAGACTCAGACTCAGACTGAGGCTGAGGATCGTCCTCGGAGAGCGGTCACCCTGTCGGGGAAACACGGCGCCATGTGGACCTTCTtcccgctgctgctgctcgccTTACCGCGACCCTGTGCCGGAGCAGCCCTCACACAGGTACCCACTTTCTGAGcgaataagataaaaaaaaaacccagcctGAATCCGCCGACATCTTAATTGTCTCTAATCATGGCGCTGCGCTCACACCTGCGCCGTGTTGCGTACTTACAATTAATTGGcgaaaaaaacagctaaaactttttaaaaccttttatttaatgaaCCTAAATAACTAAAACAGTTTGGTTAAAACACCCTTTGAGCTCTTTTGTgtagaatatatttttatggCATTTTAATTCCTTGTTTATAACCTTTAATTTGACTTGTTGTGAATCTCGGGAGAATGTTATTGCTTcgtttatatttctgttttctctgtggtAAATTGTTAACCAACACTTGGGGTTACTTATTTCCCCCCTTCAGCACATAGaggccaaaaataaacaaaaaccaaaccgTTTTTTGGCCtcagtctgtattttttatCCTCCCCAACAATCGTCACTGCTTATGATATAAATGGAGAGTTGTTGTTCTTGCTCTCTAAGAGCAAAGTTTTTATTGACACTTTAAGCTGAGCTGTTTCAGATTGTAAGGCGGGTGCAGGAGACCGCCCGCCTACAGGACCATAAGGAAAGAGGAAACAGGAGAAAGTTTACCCTCTGGTCTTTAATGGCTGCAGGACGCAGTGGGTCAACAAGCCTCTGGTGTTTGCGCTGAAGACAGAGCAGACAGTAGAGCACAGGTTGCTTCAGATGAACCCAAATGATTCGTCAAACTTCGGCTGCAAGTGGACCACGCTTCAACCTTATCATGGGGGGCTGAGGGCCCCACAGGCAGGGACTTGTAAAACTAGTTAATCGGGAACAGAAAGTGTTGTGTTCCTCAcagtttcagactttttattttttggagagGTGGGTGGGGGTTAATGTCCAGGTTACAGGCGTGCTGCTGCAGATCTACATCACCGCCCCGTTCTTGCAGTTCCTCCAGAAAAACTTCAGCAGAGACTTTCCGTCACACAGGCGGACTTCTCCCAGCTGAAATGTGGCGCCCAAGGTCTGGAAACGGCTCTGAGGGTTTCACGTTTTCAGACACATATTAAAAACAGCTTGTGTCGTCAGAGTAACGGACTTGGCTGTAACAACACTTTCCATCGTGGAAGACCTAAAGTCAAGACGCGCTGGACGATGTGTTCAATGTCTTAacccaggggtgtccaatcctggtcctggacggccactatcctgcatgttttacttgtttctctgctccaagccacctgatttgaatcaatgggtgattaacaggcttctgcagaacatgaagaggtgatttaactgctgaatcaggtgttttggagcagagaaacaagtaaaacatgcaggatggtggccctcaaggaccaggattggagaccattTTAGCCAGTCCACAAATCAAATGCCCCCAAAATGATTAATTTGCTAATTTGACCAAAAGTTCATATTCTTTGATGTcgaaaaaagaacatttctgcAATAAAACCAGCATGTAGAAGCTGTTCCAGATTGCTTTTGTTCCCCCGTTATTAAACCCTTCCCAAACAATTATTTCTTAGCAGAGCTGCCACTGAAGTATTATATACAGCATCCAAAGCACAAGTTAGTGCATCGCTTGTGACGGTCCCAAGTccgggtaaatggtgaggggttgtgtcaggaagggcatccggggtaaaacacttttgccaaaacaaacacatgagatCATCCAAGCGAGCACGTGGGGCCCACTGTCCAGGAAAAGAGGTgcagaagagagtccaggcaggatggggCGGATGGAGAAAAGTGTCAGGAGTGGTTTgggacaaaagggtggcagtcaaggtcaaaggaaaggtttacgagacagtggtgagagcagctgtgttgtatggtttggagacagtgggacggacaaaaagacaggagacagaactggaagtagcagagctgaagatgttgaggttctccttgggagggacaaggatggacaggattaggaatgaggtcatcagaggaaCAGCACAGGCTGAACGACTGGGAaataaagttagagatggtttggacatgtgcagaggagggacagtgggtatattagtagaaggatgttagagatgcagctgccaggaaagagacaaagaggagacatatggatgcagttagagaggacaagGAGGTagttggactgaggacagaggatgcaagagacagagttagattgaggaggatgactcactgtggccacccctgaaaaggaaataactgaaaaaaaaagatgattcatttaaactaatgtaagAAGCAGGTTGCACAGATGTCACCAATGTCTTGTATTGGGTTTTTAATGTTGGCTTTAAGCGGTCAGAACCTGCGTCCCGCTTTGACCTTGTGTTTGTGTCCCCCTCAGATGTGTGACTCATCCGCCGACGGCACCATCTACAAATACCACGCCAAGACTCTAAACGGGAGTCACACCGTGAACTTCACGGACTACACTGGAAAGTGTGTCCTCTTTGTCAACGTTGCAACATACTGAGGCTTGACCCTCCAGTATGTGGGTAAGGAGCTCCGGTCGGCGTCACTTCGCCTTGCAACCGTCATTCATGTAGAGCTCTAACGTCACCGTTTACAACCCGTGTTCCCGCAGAACTGAATGCACTGCACGAAGAGCTGAAGCACCACGGCTTCACCGTCCTCGGCTTTCCCTGCAACCAGTTTGGCAAACAGGAGCCGGGGCAGAAGGACGAAATCCTGCCGGGATTAAAGTAAGAACCCTTCGCCGTCAACCTCGGGGTCGGTCACAAACGGGAACATTGTTCCAAAAGATTCGACAAACGACGCTGAACTCTCGTGTGCTATCAGGTGAAAGGCTTGTTCTCGGAAATCTCAGCTCCTTTAGAACTTGATAGGATTTCATCCCGGAGGCCAATAGAAAACGTGAAAAGATAAGACAATTTCTATTGCTTGTAACAAATCTGGCCGTGCAGAGAAAGCGGTGGCGTTCGGCGCGCCCTCTTGTCAGTCAGCAGAGCTTCATTTAATCATAGGCGATCCTTGGCAGCACACAGAGTTCATTGTTGTGGGCAGAGTTTATCTTCAGCTCCATCACTTAATAAGAACCCAAAGCAGAGCCTTTGCGATAACACGCCGCAGCGCTGCTCAGCTCGGGTCCAGGGCAGCTGCCAAACTGTGAAGTGCTCCGAGGCACGTCCGCTGACCAGACGCCCTCTCTGAACCTCAGGCACGTCCGGCCAGGCAACGGCTTCGTTCcaaacttcctgctgtttgagaAAGGAGATGTGAACGGAGAGGCCGAGCAAGAGGTCTTCACCTTCCTTAAAGTAAGTCGAGCTGCGCTTTTTAAAGGGACAATTTACCTGACATTCTTAGGGATagtttagatcaggggtgtccaaccctggtcctcaagggccaccatcctgcatgttttacttgtttctctgctccaacacacctgatttgaatcaatggctgattaacaggcttctgcagaacatgaagaggtgatttaaccactgaatcatgtgtgttggagcagagaaacaaggaaaacatgcaggatagtggccctccaggatgAGGATTGAACACCTCTGGTTtagatctttctttttttattttttgaagtggggttctgtggaaagtttgtGAATggttactatcttacctgttacagaACTCTGATCTAGGAAGTATTTCAGACCTGACTTTACTGCGTTCCAGAAACACATCAGTGTGCTCAGGAACCAGGCTAACTACAATTAGCTGCACAAGTTGGTACGAGTGGTTTTTCTGTATCTGAACACCGTAGCTGCATGTTCACTAATGGTGGCCGGGCCGTGTCGTGTGTGAGCGGATCACTGAGGTACCAACTAACAGAAGTGAAAATCAgttgttcctgtttctgttcatgCATGGGTCAGCCATGCTGGATTTTAAGCTTGCGGTTGCTCAGGAGGCGTTCCAGTTGACGCTTTCAACCTGGAAATCAGAAATTCGGACTTTGATAGTTTCACGACTCGACCAAACTGAGGCAAGACCGAAATTCACAGCTTCATGCAAACTGTGTTTCATGAAccttcacacagaaacattcagataTTCCTGTTAgcagtgccccaggctgcacccaaagtgctacagctagctgctgctgtcaccatGTGCTTGAATAAACAGCAACTTCTATGTAAATCCtctaatgtgaaactgacagcagcgtaaagagttatttttaaaaaagtgttcacatgaactgctcTGAGGTTGATTTCACAATCAAACGTGGTTgtcgctcagactagccattagctcatcagtctgctctaattctccagactgaggctgttcagagacctacaacaggtaagatatttgttcataaccctTCTGT carries:
- the gpx3 gene encoding glutathione peroxidase 3 produces the protein MWTFFPLLLLALPRPCAGAALTQMCDSSADGTIYKYHAKTLNGSHTVNFTDYTGKCVLFVNVATYUGLTLQYVELNALHEELKHHGFTVLGFPCNQFGKQEPGQKDEILPGLKHVRPGNGFVPNFLLFEKGDVNGEAEQEVFTFLKNSCPPAGADFGAVNGRLFWEPLKISDIKWNFEKFLVGPDGKPVMRWHPRVSVSEVRADIRKYLLQLYTQAIFS